The genomic segment AGCTTTCAAGAAGCTATCCAATAATGAAGAACTTCGTATTGCGAGGCAAGAACTGAAAGATGAGTTTTTGGATTCTCATCCGCGTTACGCCTCAATGTCTGAGGATGAACTTGGCAAGGAGATGCAAAAGCATAGCATTGAGGAAGACAAGATTCGTAAGCAGAAACTCCGTAATCATATTGAAACTTTTTCAGACGGAGTGATTGCGGTTATCATCACGATTATGCTACTAGAAATTCCGATGCCTACTACTGACGGTGGATATTGGAACTTTCTGTCAGCAGTTGGTATTTTCTTGGTCAGTTTTATTGTGATTGCAAATTTTTGGTTCAATCATCACAAAACTTTTGCGATTACTGAGCAGATTACTGAAGGGGTGATTGTTCAAGATTTTATTTTTATGGGCTTGCTTAGTCTTATTCCGCTGCTGACAAAGTGGATTATGGTACAGCCTACAAGTTTTTCGGCAATTAATTATGGGATGATTGTGTTGTTTATTCTTGTTCAACAAGAACTTTTGAGTCGCTCAATCATGCGTGAGCATTTTCATCATATGCCGAAGACATTTCATTTTTGGCAGAAGATTTGGGCAAGTCGGTTGATTTTTACTTTACTTGTTAATGTTGTAATTACAATCATTGCGGTTGCTTTTCCAGATTATGGGCATTGGCTATTTATTG from the Lactococcus allomyrinae genome contains:
- a CDS encoding TMEM175 family protein — encoded protein: MADEQKITDEKLSASAQHEKNADKSFDEAENAQHLLTDVQQVTDRKLSVNKKAEFDNKRQAEAFKKLSNNEELRIARQELKDEFLDSHPRYASMSEDELGKEMQKHSIEEDKIRKQKLRNHIETFSDGVIAVIITIMLLEIPMPTTDGGYWNFLSAVGIFLVSFIVIANFWFNHHKTFAITEQITEGVIVQDFIFMGLLSLIPLLTKWIMVQPTSFSAINYGMIVLFILVQQELLSRSIMREHFHHMPKTFHFWQKIWASRLIFTLLVNVVITIIAVAFPDYGHWLFIVVPIFNFFFRMWGDKGQQLQPNGGLRGIE